The sequence GATGATTTTTATGGTGCACTGTTTGTGTAACTTTTGaaaacatgcaaattgaaaccatgTCTTCTTAAAGTAACACATGTAAGTAGCCAACAGTTTAAAAGCACATGAGAATGATAAATAACAAATTCGGGAAGGGGCAACCTTAGTGGGGTGGAGGCAAAAGAAACTAGGAGGAGCTCATAGGGCCTTCAAACCAGTAGTCACATAGGTCTAAAAAGTGAGAGACCCAAAGCCAATATCATCTATGTTCAGATTCGAATGAACTAGGGGTGGATTCTTGGGTGTTTGCTTTATGCTTCACCCTCACCAGCCTTTACTTTTTCCATGGCTTCTACCCTTCCCTCCATTTCTGTATTTATCTGCCCATCGTGTCTCTCATCCCTCCCCaggcacccccacccctcacctcctgAAGGCAGGGACCTGAGCTAGCTTTGTCCACTGCTGGGTCTTCAGCTCATGAAGACTGCTGGCACTTAAGAGGTACACATttcaaactattacatttagaatggataaacaacaaggtcctaatgtagagcacagggaactatattgaatatcctgtgataaaccataatagaaaagaatatataaaaaaagaatgtatacagatgtataactgagttactttgctgtatagcagagattggcacaacactgtaaatcaaccatacttaaataaaaaaaaaatttttaaagaggtgcacatttaatgaaggaatatttttctgtattactggattatttaatttgaaataaataaaagatttgagTGAGGAGCCCTTGGAAGATTGGTGCTCACAGGCCCTGGGACCGGCAAAACCCATGGCCTCAGCTGACTGCCAACTGCCCTGGGTATAAAAGCGGCCTCACGTTTACATAAGAAACCAACCATGTTTCCAAAGTCACTCTGCCCCCCGAAGATCTGGGGTGAGTGACATGGTTGGGATTTACTCTGAAACATTCCCACAGAAACAGGTGTGAGATCCCGCTCACTGCTCAGTGGTGCGTTCATGGAGCTTTATCCTACTCATTCATCTCTATTCTGGGCTCATTTGAAATCcctatgagatttttttttaagagtagctTATtagggggaggagaaagggatgAATGTGTGGAGCAGAGAGGACTTATAACACAGGGAGTTAACCGTAATGTAAACCAGGGGgtttatgggaaatctctgtatcttccactcaattttgctatgaacgtaaaactactcttaaaaacaaaccaagatggggcttcctaggtggcacagtggttgagaatccacctgccaatgcaggggacacgggttcgatccctgctccaggaagatcccacttaaaaaaaaaaaaaaaaccaaggaagGGCAGCTTTAAAGGCTTAGCTTGCTATATGCCCCACCCCACCAATGATGCCTGGCTCCCAGTCGGTGGGAATCCTGGTTCCTGGGGCCCCAACACGTGCTTTGGCCTCCCTTTTTCAAATGCCCCTTCCACAGGGGTAGGGGGTTCTGTTCCCTGCACCTAGAAGAGACCTGGCATCAGCAGGTAAATCGGTAAATGCTTGATGGAGCTAGTCTTTCCTGGCAGGATCTGGCTCAAGCTGGCCAGGAGTGCCTGAGGATCCAAGACCTCCAACCCACCATGCCTCACACCTGGGGCTCCAGCACCCCTCCACCCCTAAGGAAAGGCACCAGATGAGGGCAAGTGCCCACTTTATTAGCCAGCAGCTGGTCTGCAGGGCTCCCCAAGGCCCACCCTCACAGATGGACAACAGAATGAACCTGCTACTCGCTCCCCTGCCCCTGGGACCCTGGGGCCGGTGAGGAAGAGGAGGTACCAGGGGCAGGGAGACTGGCCTCACAGAGGCCTCGTAAATACAAGGGGTCACTGGCAGGGATGCAAAGGGCAGCAGGGTCTTGGGGAAGGTGGCCTATCCGTGGTGGCTCGTGTCATGCGGCCTCCTGTGTTGAAGGGGGCCCCCGTTCGGTGTCCAGGCGGCACAGGGGACTGTCGTACACCATCTGCAGGTTCACCCTGTGGCCCACCAGCTCCCGGATATTGTTGATGCCATATTTGATCATCGTCGGGCTTGGGAGGGGGCGACATGACATGGTTTAACACAAGGTCAGGTCATGCTCTCTTCTGATCAGAACATCTCTTACCACCTTCTCTGGAATAAAAGCTCAAGTCCTCCCTGGGGCTTAAAAGGCCCTGCACCATCGGCCCTATCACCTCCCCACCCTCATCTCCTCCCAGTCTTCCCCTTCGCTCACTCATTCCCTCCAGCAACACTGGCCTCCTCAGTGTTCTCCGAACACAGCAGGCAagctccagcctcagggcctttgcactgcctATTCTGTCTACCTGGAACCCCTTTCCCCAGATTTCCTCATGGCTTACCAATTCACCCGCCTCCAGTCTTTGCTCAGATGCCACCTTCTTCAAGAGGCCTTCGCTAGAGTCTCCCTAGCCCTCCTTGCTGTGTCTTCTCTATAACACTGCTTTTGGACATACTCTAAGCTTTACTTGttgaatttacttatttatcttactaATTATCTTCCTCCTTGTTCCACTAGCACCCCAGCTTCATGGAAGTAGAGATGTGTTTGTCGTCATCACAGCACAGGACtgagcacacagcaggtgctcactaAGGGTTTCGCAACTGAATGAACCAATGGATGGGGCTGCAAGTCTGCAGGCCCCCACGCCTGGCAAGTCACCTGTGTGAGGCAGCCAGACCCCCTAAGTGGTTTGGGTACTCACCGCTCCAGGGAGAGGCCCCAGGCAATGACGGACACGTTCTCGGGGAGCCCCATGGGCAGCAGCATCTCGGGGCGGAAGATCCCGGAATTTCCCACCTCCACCCACTTCTTCAGGCCTGTGGAGGCAGGAGAACGATGGCGTGGCTCGTGTGGGTGATACTGGGCCTGACAGCTCAGGAGGATGGCAGGGACGGGGACCTGGGCTGAGCCGTGGGCAGCCTgagacctccctcccctcctagTACTGGGTTCCACCCTGACCTTGGTGGTAGCTGAACACTTCCATGCTGGGCTCGGTGTAGGGGTTGTAGGCCGGCTTGAAACGCAGCTGGGTGATAcctgggtggggaggcaggcaaACAGAGTGAGAGGAGGATCGGGCTGATGACCAAGGCATCCTCTCGTTGCCCACCAAcactgcccagcccagcctgtcTGCTCACCCAGCTTGGTGAAGAACTCCCGCAGGATGCCCATGAGGTGGCCCAGCGTGAGGCCGTGGTCAGCCACAACGCCCTCAATCTGGTGGAACTCGGCCAGGTGTGTGGCATCCAGGGTCTCATTCCGGAACACACGATCGATGGAGAAGTATTTGACTGGTGTGAAGGGCTTCTGGGGGTGACAGGCAGGCCAGGCCCGGGCGTCGGTGAGAAGGCCAGTATgacaccaccccccgcccccaacactgCCTAAACCCCACCACACCTTCTGGGCCAGGTGGTAGAGGGCGCGGGCGCTGGCTGCCGTGGTGTGCGTGCGCAGTAGGTTTTTCCGGGCTTCATCCAGTTTCCAGTTGTACTTGTACCTTCAGAGGGACAGGCAGGAAGTCCATGATGTAGCTCTTGGCCCCCAGCCTCTTTCCCCCGACACCCCAAAGTCCTGGTCCTGCCTTACCCCTGTGAGCCGTAGCCACCCTGAGAGTGGGTCCGCTTGACGCGATGGACATAGTCCATTGGGAGCTGCTGGGCCTGGGCTGGATCTGGGCAAGACAGAGCAATATCTGGT is a genomic window of Hippopotamus amphibius kiboko isolate mHipAmp2 chromosome 15, mHipAmp2.hap2, whole genome shotgun sequence containing:
- the FARSA gene encoding phenylalanine--tRNA ligase alpha subunit isoform X2, which translates into the protein MRLPSGKVGFSKAMSNKWIRVDKSAADGPRVFRVVDSVEDEVQRRLQLVRGGQAEKLGEKERSELRKRKLLTEVTMKIYWVSKGSAFSTSISKQETELSPEMISSGSWRDRPFKPYNFSAHGVLPDSGHLHPLLKVRTQFRQIFLEMGFTEMPTDNYIESSFWNFDALFQPQQHPARDQHDTFFLRDPAQAQQLPMDYVHRVKRTHSQGGYGSQGYKYNWKLDEARKNLLRTHTTAASARALYHLAQKKPFTPVKYFSIDRVFRNETLDATHLAEFHQIEGVVADHGLTLGHLMGILREFFTKLGITQLRFKPAYNPYTEPSMEVFSYHQGLKKWVEVGNSGIFRPEMLLPMGLPENVSVIAWGLSLERPTMIKYGINNIRELVGHRVNLQMVYDSPLCRLDTERGPPSTQEAA